TTGAAACCTAGATGCATGCctccttatgtttcggccatgataaattttagggtccaagaaagcttaaaataaaatctagcatgctcatgaattcccttatgatatgatatgaagttagcttgatattcatatgcttgtatgttgtttagagcttaatttctttctccttgaactttcggccatgatgagaattaaagacctaggaaagcttaaaatttgatttaacatgcttatgacttcccTTATTATATGacatgaagttaacatgagattcttatgcttgtatgttgtttagagcttaattttccttcttcatgaactttcggccatgatggaattaAGGACCTAGGAAAgcctaaaatttgatttaacatgcttatgactttccttatgatatgatatgaagttaacatgctattctcatgcttgtatgttgtttgaaactcggTTTCATGCTCCTTAACATTCGGCCGGAACAAGATTTAAatgcctaggaagcttagaacctaaacaaaacatgctcatgatgttccttaaagtatatgatatgaaattggtttagggttcatatgcttttgtgCCACTTGTAACCTAGGTTCATGCTTTacaatgtttcggccataactaggttaaaagacctagggagcttagaacctaactaaatatgctcgtgatgttctttatgataaatgctatgaaattgatttagggttcatatgcttttatgttgcttgtacccTAGGGCAATACCTTGAATGTTTCGGCCTCCCTATAGAATTTGGTGATTGAGATCCAATTATGAATcattatgtgcctcacatgctacgttatgaattaagagatgttagttaatgattccatgcatgattatgtttttctatgataggtgatgtgttcatttatgtatgcctatgaaccatgcatgataatgtctcttataatgtgctatatgctcaagtatgcatgctttatgatatgacaagtaatatgctcatttatgtatgcttatgatccatgcatgataatgtctcttatgatgtgctatgtactcaagtatgcatgctttatgatatgacaagcaaaggcctaagagttgcttcccttttagttgggattaagagcactctttatgatatgacaagtgaaggcctaagagttgcttccccttggggactaagagcactcttcatgatatgacaagatatgatatgctatgttatgacatgaaccatgatatgctattttactttgtatggcttgtaccaaggatgggctccataagcgcccctaggccgacggactatgaacgggtctagtaaaaagggatgagctccttagtacgcccctaggtcgacggtcgtagtacggacctagttccctagtaggttcggggctagctaccctgtcctagggattgtgcgcatgatatgatatgctcttatgatttatataacatgatgctcttttattttatgatatgatacatcatgatatttctttctgatatgatatgctctcatGATTTatatgcactacaacaaaaaccctcatagacatcgattttccaccggtgtctatttcattttcgaccgatgtctatgaagccgatgttaaaagtctgtcattttagaaatcgggttaaaaccggtgtagtatcacttaacgacaccggtcttcgaatcggttattaaccggtgtagtatcacttaacgacaccgtttcatcaacggtgtaaaaccgatgtaatattgtatgttaataacaccagttttggcagtggtaaatgaccgatgtaatattagttaataacaccggttttgcagcggtggaaaaccgatgtaatatgtatattttttaacagcacaaatttgatttccgaaacaatgaaaaaccgacaataataaaaaaaatacacaaatattcacaaattatacaaatattcttcattcaacaatatccataaaatacacaaatattcataaattatataaataatcttcttacaacagtatccataaaatacccaaacattctttttacatcaaaagctagctaatagatatcaaaatcaaggtagaacattcttttaacacatcaaggtagaaccgcacttcaaatgtaatctagcatacattcagcccactcgaaccgcacttcatcaatttcaactctggagtacttgagatttgtaaactgtaaaaacacataaataatatattagtaaatcaagacaaaaaatcatagttgaaaaagcagtaagagcaccaggtaacaagatgagtaattggaatgcttaaaaagataaacattcatcaattatctcaaccacaaataaatagaaagaagaatcatagatgtaagatactgatatagtccaacaccggcacaaattcaaagaagaaattaCCTATCTTTGTAAGCTGAAGCCAAATTTGCATGGGCTTCAGGCATAGTTGGTCTGATATTCACAGCACGTATATAATCCTGAATTGCTTCAGTAACTCTACCAATCTCCTTAAATGTGTTCCCTCTATTGACAAGACCATCAGCAGCAGTCTGCGAAGAACTAGCAGAAAGCAGCAATTCTCATGATTGAATATCCACACAGGAAGCAAAGGTTGAACTAGCAGTGTAGCTGTGTAGGTGCTGCCTAGTATCTACCAAATTAACAAAATTAGCCGAAGTATCTTGCCAATATAAACAGACAAAAATCTCATGATTGAATAAGGAAGAAATAAAAGTGAGAagtgatttttacaaaaaattccaCATAGTAAACTGGAATTCATATCCCTAAGAAAAGTTTgatccaataaaatattttaaactgtATTTGTCAAAGCCAATGCAGATGCTTCCCCACTAAAATGAGAGGTAGTTGCACTAAATGGTCAACGACCATCCATCACTGATGATCCTTCTCACTTCAATCTCATAGCAGTCTAGATGGCATTCTAACTGTATCCTGTTAAAACATAAACGTGCTGTAGCCAACTGTTTGACAAAAAACCAAGCATGATTGCGAGGGCGTGATGGCAATGAACATGTTGTTAGTACATGATTGCAATGAAAAAGACAGATATAGTACTCTACCTATTGcttgtatataatagccaagttgtTGAAGGGCGCAGATATCCCTATTGTAACTGCTAAAGTTGCCTTATAGAATGATGCAGGAACACTCATCATGTtgctgcatgaagagaagtttcattaaggaacaaaaataaactatccgcACAGTTGCcatcaaacatttctaaagcttaccaatccatgtatatgctgccaaggcttgacaatgcttgtggatggttaggttgtaaagcaaagcatgacttgggaaagattattaaaatgaagttattcaacaaggaaaaaaaacttaagagaataaaaatctccaaattaaAATGTCACCCTATAATGTCCAGTGTCTTTGAGAGCATGTCCAGCGTCTTTGAGAGCATTCCCCTTTTAATGTGCAAGAAAGTCGATCATTAACTAACCTGGCTCACCATCAAGAAGGATACCACATTTTGACATATTAGACCATTATCAACTTACCAGATTATTGTAAGCTTCAATAAAGGTAGAATCACAGTTGATAGCTTGCTTGTAATGCAGAATTGCCATGTCAAGTTGACTTTGTTCATAATAGATTCCAGCAAGGTTTTCTGCGTCCAGATATCCCCAATGCATAGTTGACATAATAAACTCTCTTCAGAGCATAGTTTGCAGCAAAGTTatccacaaaatcaaaaagagattaACAGTCCAGTGGAAAAATAGGAGTTATTGAATCACGTAGCATATTCTAGTGAAAGTATTCTGCAACAGTAATGTTATGAAGAacctgaaataaatagaaaatgattaagagttcacacaaacaagaactacacatagtaaataaacttctcttcttttgtatGCAAGTCAATAACAAATCATCATGTACTTCAAAAATCTACAATATCCACAGTTAACAACAAATTAACCATGCTTTTTTAGCGCATAACTTGTGGCAGAGAACAATACCACACAGCATCCTACCAAAAACTATTATATGATTCCTCAAGTCAAAGATGTCACAATAGTTCATATTTATACTCTATCAACCTGCATCCACAAGACCTACTAAAACAATGAAGAATGGCAATAAACCATTTGTCTTCCAAAAAAGAAGCAACTCAATCAAGACTTCAAACATCGAGGCCTTGTTCAGACTCCCAACATCATTAACAGCTAACCGAATCACAACAATCAAAGCTAACCGAATCACAGTGTTAATGCTAGTAGAACAATTATCAGCTGGTTCGCAAGAAGTGAAGGTTGTTGCAGCCCGTGAACTCCGATTAATGGCAAAAATTGGGAAGGAGAATAGGTCTTTCATTGCAGAGGGTGGAACAATCCCAGCTCTCTACCGGCTTTTCCAGTCTACAAATCCAGTTGCTCAAGAGAATGCCCTGACTGCAATATTGAACATA
This window of the Zingiber officinale cultivar Zhangliang chromosome 3B, Zo_v1.1, whole genome shotgun sequence genome carries:
- the LOC122055130 gene encoding U-box domain-containing protein 4-like, with protein sequence MKNGNKPFVFQKRSNSIKTSNIEALFRLPTSLTANRITTIKANRITVLMLVEQLSAGSQEVKVVAARELRLMAKIGKENRSFIAEGGTIPALYRLFQSTNPVAQENALTAILNISIHDENKRKIMEQNGCLELIVYVLRYGLTTEARENAAATLFSLSAVHDFKKMIVDEHGVVAALADLLMQGSPRGKKWVDCLKQESSAS